The window CGAGCGCCCGGTCGAGATCGGCAATGCCGGCGTGCGCGACCTTGCCGATCGCCTTGCCGGTCGCGGGATTGATGACGTCGATCGTCTTGCCGCTCAAGGCGTCGCACCATTCGCCGTTGATCAAGAGACGGGTATCGGTGTAGCTCGATGTGACCATGCTGAATTCCTGATAAGTGGGGGACGACAGGCTGCGTTCGCTAGGGAAGCAGCCGAGGGGGGCCTGCGGATAGGACGATCTTATCTGATTACGCCGCAACGCCGCGAGCCAGCGCTCAATACGCGGCGCGCAACGCTTCGTTCGCGACGGCAAGCCGCGATGCGACGACCTTGACCAGAAAGCGGTGGAATTGCTGCGCGGCGACAGGATCGTCCTGTTCGAGCGCGAGAAGCGCCGCCAGGGACAAGCGCCGCACGCGCGCGGGTGTCTCGGCGAGCACGTCCGCGCTGCGCCGCTGCTGCGTGTACACCGCCATTTCGCCGACGACCGTCCCCGGGCCGAACGAGCGCAGCCGCACCGAGCGGCCATTGTCGAGCGGCAGCGAAATGGCGACTCGCCCGCGCTCGACGATGTAGAGCGCGTCGCCCGGCTCGCCGCGAAGAAAGAGCGGCTGGCCAGCCTGCAAGTCGCGCACTTCCAGGCGAGCGGACAGCGCGTCGAGCGCCGGGGCCGTGAAGTGCGGCGCCAGCATCGCGTGGAAATCGCCGCCGTCCTGCCCCGGCGCTCGCGGATTCGAAGCGAGCAACTGGTCTTCGACCCATTCCAATCCGGCATCGAGCGATTCGAACTCGTGAATGCGCAGCTTGAGCGTGCCGGTTTTCACGAGCAGATCCCGCGAGCGCGACGGCAGCGCGGTCAGCACCAGGTCTGCGTTTGCCGCCGCGCAAAGCTGCCGGAGCTTGACGAAGCTGATCGACACCGAAGCATCCATCCCATTGGTCGAAGCGAAGTCGAGGACGACGAAGCGCACCGGCGTCGAGCCGCGCGCAGCAAGCCGCTCGCGGATGTGCTGCAAGATCGAATTGGCCGTGCCGAAGAACAGAAAGCCTTGCAGGCACATTCCGTACATCTGCGAGCCGAGCCGATGCAACTGCTGGGTCTCCTCGATGCTGCGCTCGACGGTCGACGTGCGCGTGCCGGTGTCGAATTCCATGCGTATGCAACTGACGCGGCCGTATAGCAGCGTGAACATCACGCAGGCCGCGACGACGCCGGCCGCGACGCCCGCGATCACACCATAGCCGGCGATCACCGCCAGGATGACCGGCACGAGCAGATACTCGTACCAATTGAGCTTCGCATAGGCGCGCACCAGCCATTCCATCAAGAGGCGCAGCCCCATGTAAATCTGCAGTCCGACCAGCACCGGCACCGGAAACAGCGCCGCCAGATCCGGGGAGACGGCCAGCACCACCAGACACGCGAGCGAAGCGAACACCCCCGCGATGCGGGTCGTTGCGCCGGCGCGTGCGTTGAGCATCGAACGATTGAACGATTGATAGCCGACCATGCCGCCGAGCAATCCGCTTGCGACGTTGGCGATGCCCGCCGCGCGCATCTCGCGATTCAGGTCGATATCCTCGCCGGTCGCCGCGCCGATGGCCGTCGAGTTCATCAGGATCGTGATGGCCGACGCCGAGGTGACCACGAGCGTTTCCGGAAGGTGCGCGCCAATGGCCAGCCAGTCGATGCTCGCCTGCGCGAGCGGCGCCGACAGATGCCATTCGGGAAGGCGAGGCAGATGCATGGCGACGCGCGGGAGCAGCAGTCCCATGTTGCGCGCGTCGTCGGTCGAGAGGCCCGCTGTGTGGAGCAGGACATAGAAGAGCGCAATGCCGAGGGCGAGCACCAGCGGCAACGCGGCGGCGTGCTTCCAGCTGCGCACCAGGATCGTCGCCAGCGCGCCGACCAGCAGCGCGGGCACCCATGCGAGCCAGGGCAGATGAATCAGCAGCGCGAGCGTGCGCCAGTGCGGCGACTCGCCCGTCAAGACGCGAAACGCCCCTGCCAGCAGCAGGTACCCCGTGCCGGCCAGAAATCCGCCGACCACGGGGTACGGGAGAAACTGCAGCGAGCGGCTGCGTTTCGTCGAACCGATCGCATACAGGACGAGGCCCGTCACGATCGAGCACAACGCGATCGCGAGCAGCACGGTCAGAAGGAGGGTCTGCGGGGAGCCGCCGTCGGCGCGGACGCTGCTGGCCACGCCCGCCGCGACCCCCGCGAGAAACGCGGTGGCATTGCTGTCGGGCCCGCCGATGTTCAGGCGCATCGAGCTCGTCAAGGCGATCACGAGCGCGGTCACGACGCAGCTGACGAGCGCGGTGGGCACGCCGAGCACGGCATAGCGGGCGAGATCGGCGCTGAAGATCATCGTGCCGAGGCTCATCGCGTAACACAGCATGACGAGCGTCGAAACGGCGCCGCCGGTCAGGTCGCCGAGCAAACTGGCGAAGCGGGAGCCGGGGGAAACCTCGGAGACGGAACCGGTGGTGCCAGGCTTCACGGCGATCTCCGGTGAGGGACGGCGGCGAGCGGGAGGCGCGCTTCAGTATCCGTCCGCACTTTTCAGTCTGTCAATTTCCATACGGCGCGCTTGGCAAGGTCCTACACTGGGTAGCACCGGGCGGGCGAAGCAGTCTTGGCAAGCGTGCCGCGCGGCACCGGATACAGGCGACGGCGATGGACATCGGGCAATGGCTGGCGGGATTGAGCCTCGAGCAATACGCGCAGGCGTTCGGCGAGAACGACATCGACCTGTCGATGCTGCCGCAACTGACCGATGCGGATCTGAAAGAGCTCGGGGTCCAATCGCTCGGCCATCGCAAGCGCATCCTCGCCGCCGCCGCGCAACGTTCGGCGCCGCCGCCGGACGCCACGGCTCGCGTATCCGCCACCGCGCCCGCCGCCGCATCCGGCCCGCCGGAGGACGAGCGCCGGCAAGTCACCATCCTCTTTGCGGACCTTTGCGGGTACACCGCGCTTTCGCAGTCGCTCGACCCGGAAGAATTGCGCGAGCTGATCGGCCGCTATACGGCGCTGGTCGACGGCATCGTGCTGGCGTATGGCGGCACCGTCGACAAGCACATCGGCGACGCCGTGATGGCGCTGTTCGGCGCGCCTCGCGCGCACGATACCGACCCGCTGCGAGCCGCGCGCGCCGCGCTCGATATCCACGACGCGCTCGCCGAGCTGAGCGCGCGAACGGAGCGGCGGTTGCAGGCGCACGTGGGCATCGCGAGCGGCGAAGTGGTCGCGGGGGCGCTCGGCCGCGCCGACGCCCAGGACTACACGGTGCACGGCGATCCGGTCAACCTGGCAGCGCGGCTCGTGGCCGCCGCGCGCGGCGGAGAGACGCTGCTGTCCGACGACGTGCGGCGCGCGCTCGGCGAGAGCGCGCTGTGCGAGCCGGCCGGCGACATGCGCTTCAAGGGTATCGATGAACCCGTGCCCACGTGGCGGCTTTCCAGCATGACGAGCGAGGCGGCAGCGGTGAGCCGCAGCCGCTTCATCGGCCGCCATGCCGAGCTCGATCAATTCCGCGGCATCGTCCACGCGTGTCTCGAGCAGCGGGCCGGCCACGTCGTCTATGTGCGCGGCGAGGCGGGCATCGGCAAAACGCGGCTCGTCGACGAGATGCGCGGCCAGGTCGAGGCGCAGGGCTTCGAAGTCCATCGCGGCCTGGTGCTGGACTTCGGCGTCGGCAAGGGGCAGGGGCCCGTCCACGCGATCGTCGGCAGTCTGCTTGGCCTGCCGCTCGCCGCGCCGAGCGAGACGCGGCAAGCGGCGGCCGAGCGTGTCGCCGCAGAGGGTGTCATCAAGCCCGAACAGCGCGTATTCCTGCACGACCTGCTCGGCCTGCCGCAAACGAGCGAATGGCGGACCCTTTACGACGCGATGGATCACGGCGCGCGCAAGCGCGGCAAGGAGGCGCTCGTCGCACGGCTTACCGAGGAGGCATGCCGGCGCGCGCCAACCATGATCGTGGTCGAAGACGTGCATTGGGCCGACCAGCAGGTGCTCGACTATCTGGCCGCGTTTGCCTCGGGCGTCGGCAACGGGCCGGGCCTCGTCGTCATGACTTCGCGCGTGGAAGGCGACCCGCTCGACGCGGCATGGCGCGCGCGCTGCCGCGACATCCCCTTCGCCACCATCGATCTCGGGCCGTTGCGCAAGGAGGAGGCGCTCTCTCTCGCCGGCAACTTCATCGATGCGACCCAGCGCGTTGCGCTGGCGTGCGTCGAGCGCGCGGACGGCAATCCGCTTTTTCTCGAGCAGCTGTTGCGCAATGCCGAGGAGGGCAGCGGCAAGGCGGTCCCGGGCTCGATCCAGAGTCTCGTGCTCGCGCGCATGGACAGGCTGTCGCCGCGCGACCGCCTCGCATTTCAGGCGGCCGCGGTGATTGGCCAGCGCTTTGACATTGCCTTGCTGCGGCAGCTCGTCGACGAGCCGGATTACGTCTGCGATGGGCTGCTCGCCAACGCGCTCGTGCTGCCGGAGGGCGACGATTACCTGTTTGCGCACGCCTTGATTCAGGAGGGCGCGTATTCGACGCTGCTGCGAACCCGCCGGCGCGAATTGCACCTGCGCGCGGCCGAGTGGTTCGCAGCGAGCGACCCGACGCTTTACGCCCAGCACCTCGACCGCGCGGAGGACGCGCGCGCCCCGCGGGCCTATCTCGATGCCGCTGTCGCGCAGCGCGCGGCGCATCTTGCGGAGGCCGCTCTGCGCCTGACCGAACGGGGCCTGGAGATTGCGAAAGCGGATACGGACCGTCACGCGCTTAGCTGCTTGATGGGCGAGCTGCAGCGGGACTTGGGCGCCATCGAGGCATCGATTGCCACGTATCGCGCGGCGCTTTCCGCCGCTGCCGATGACACGAGCCGCTGCCGCTGCCAGCTCGGGCTCGCGGAAGGCTTGCGCGTGAACGAGGGGCTCGAGGAAGCCCTCGCGCTGTTGGACGCTGCGCAGCAGGTTGCCGAGCGCGAGGACCAGGTGGCGGAACTCGCGCGCCTGCATCACCTGCGCGGCAACATTCTGTTTCCCCTCGGAAGGATCGAGGACTGCAGCGCCGAGCACGAACGCGGGCTGACCTACGCCCGGCGCCTGGGCCTGCCCGAAGCGGAGGCGCGTGCGCTCGGCGGTCTCGGGGATGCGGCCTATGCGCAAGGACGCATGCGGACCGCTTTCGAGCACTTCAGCCGTTGCGTCGCCTTGAGCCGGGAACACGGCTTTGGGCGGATCGAGGTCGCCAATCGTTCGATGCAAGGCTTTAGCCGCATTTATTTGAACGAGGCGCGGCTGGCGCGCGAGGACACGGCTGCGGCCACACGCGCCGCCGAACTGATCGGGCAGCCGCGCGCGCAAATGCTTTGCGAAACGCTAGGCGTGTTCGTGTGTCACGAACTGGGGGACAGCGAGGCGACCCAGATCCATCTCGAACAAGAAATGCGTCTGATCCGGCAGCTTGGCGCGCGCCGTTTCGAGGCGCAGAACCTGGAAATGCGAGGCCGGATGTTGCTCGATTGCGGACGGCGGCGTGAGGCCGCGCATATGTTGCAGGGCGCGCTCGACATCTGCCGCGAAGTCGGTACGCAGTTCTGCGCGCCGAAAGTCGTGGGCGCGCTTTGCCGCGCCGTCGAGGACGACGCCGAGCGCGCTCGGCTCCTCGCCGAAGGCACGGGTCTATTGGGGCGTGGCGCGGTCGGCCACAACCACCTCTGGTTCTATCGCGACGCCATCGAGGCATCGCTCTCGATGGGCGACGCGGACGGTGCGGCGCGCTATGCACAAGTTCTCGAAGACTACACGCGCGGCGAACCGCTGCCTTGGGCGGCACTGTTCGCGGCACGGGGGCGCGCCCTTGCGCGGGCTCTGGAGAGGCCCGGCGACGCGGCCGAGCGGCGCGAACTCGAGCGCGTGCGTGCGGCGGTGCTCGCAGCCGGATTCAGGGGCTACCTTTCCGCCATGGATGCGGCGCTCGCCGCCTGACTTGACTGAAGACACGTCACGATCTGCGCAATCGGTGCCGTCACAACCAGAACATCGAGCCGTCGGCGTCGTAGCCGTCCGCGCATAAAAAAACGGCGCGACCCGGTGCACACCGGGCCGCGCCGATCAAACCACACGAAACGCTTTTCTACTCGGCTCAGAACGGCGGCATGCCGATCGGGCCATTGCCGTGGTCATCGCTATCGTGATCGCCCTTGTCGTGACCGGGCGGCACGAACCGGAACGCGTCGAACAGATCGTCGAGCGCGGGCGAATTGGTCGGCACGTACGGATTCGACGGCAACTGCTGCGGATTCGGCAGATTGTCCCGGCTGCGCGAAGTGATCGGCCCAAGCGACCAGTTGCGCTCGATGAACTTGACGAGCGAAACGTGATCCGCGTAGTCGTGCACGACGCGCCCGCCGCGCGAATACGGCGACACGACGATCAGCGGGATGCGCGGTCCGTCGCCGAAGAAGTCGACCGGCTGGATGTAACCCGAATCGTAGTAGCCGCCGCCCTCGTCGGTCGTGATGAAGATCGCCGTCGACGCCCACAGTTTCGGGTTCGCCTGGACGAGATCGACGATCTGGTGCACGAAGCCTTCATACAGACCGAACTTCGACGACGACGGGTGCCCGTCCAGCAGCCCTCCCGGCTTCACGAACGAGACCGCGGGCAGCGTGCCGTTCTTGATATCCGAGTACAGATTGGGCGTGTCCTGCAGGTGCTGCGAAACGGTCGTCGGATTCGTCATGATCGCCGTTTCGTACAGGAACGGATTGCAGATGTTGCAGTAGACGCTCGTCAACGGACTCGTGATGAAGGTGCCCCAGCCTTCGCCGTAGTACTTCCACGAGATGTTCTTCGCGAGCAGCGTGTCTGCGATCGTCTTCACCGGCGAAGGCGGAATCGTGGACGTGCTCGTGTTCACGGTGCCGTCGCCGTTGTAGCCCGGGTTGTAGTTGTTGAGCAGGTAGTACGTGCCCGCCGCGCAGTTCGCGTTCGGTTTATAGGGCAGCGAATCGAGGTAATGCCGAATTGCGCCGACCCCCGGCTGGCTCGTCTCGGAGCAGTTGCTGTAGGTGCCGCCCGAATAGCCGTCCTGCGTGTACCAGTTATTCGTGCCCTTCACGGGATGCGGATTTTCGATTTCGTCGTTCGGCGGAGTGATCGCCTTGCCGTGGCCGTCGGTGTAGTAGAGCGCGTCGGCCGTGCCGATCATGATGCTGTTGGCCCCCGTGCCGCCCATCACCGGCTGGTGATAGTTGTCGCTGATCGTGTAGTGACGCGCGAGGTCGGTGAAATACG is drawn from Trinickia violacea and contains these coding sequences:
- a CDS encoding SLC26A/SulP transporter family protein, with the protein product MKPGTTGSVSEVSPGSRFASLLGDLTGGAVSTLVMLCYAMSLGTMIFSADLARYAVLGVPTALVSCVVTALVIALTSSMRLNIGGPDSNATAFLAGVAAGVASSVRADGGSPQTLLLTVLLAIALCSIVTGLVLYAIGSTKRSRSLQFLPYPVVGGFLAGTGYLLLAGAFRVLTGESPHWRTLALLIHLPWLAWVPALLVGALATILVRSWKHAAALPLVLALGIALFYVLLHTAGLSTDDARNMGLLLPRVAMHLPRLPEWHLSAPLAQASIDWLAIGAHLPETLVVTSASAITILMNSTAIGAATGEDIDLNREMRAAGIANVASGLLGGMVGYQSFNRSMLNARAGATTRIAGVFASLACLVVLAVSPDLAALFPVPVLVGLQIYMGLRLLMEWLVRAYAKLNWYEYLLVPVILAVIAGYGVIAGVAAGVVAACVMFTLLYGRVSCIRMEFDTGTRTSTVERSIEETQQLHRLGSQMYGMCLQGFLFFGTANSILQHIRERLAARGSTPVRFVVLDFASTNGMDASVSISFVKLRQLCAAANADLVLTALPSRSRDLLVKTGTLKLRIHEFESLDAGLEWVEDQLLASNPRAPGQDGGDFHAMLAPHFTAPALDALSARLEVRDLQAGQPLFLRGEPGDALYIVERGRVAISLPLDNGRSVRLRSFGPGTVVGEMAVYTQQRRSADVLAETPARVRRLSLAALLALEQDDPVAAQQFHRFLVKVVASRLAVANEALRAAY
- a CDS encoding adenylate/guanylate cyclase domain-containing protein; the protein is MDIGQWLAGLSLEQYAQAFGENDIDLSMLPQLTDADLKELGVQSLGHRKRILAAAAQRSAPPPDATARVSATAPAAASGPPEDERRQVTILFADLCGYTALSQSLDPEELRELIGRYTALVDGIVLAYGGTVDKHIGDAVMALFGAPRAHDTDPLRAARAALDIHDALAELSARTERRLQAHVGIASGEVVAGALGRADAQDYTVHGDPVNLAARLVAAARGGETLLSDDVRRALGESALCEPAGDMRFKGIDEPVPTWRLSSMTSEAAAVSRSRFIGRHAELDQFRGIVHACLEQRAGHVVYVRGEAGIGKTRLVDEMRGQVEAQGFEVHRGLVLDFGVGKGQGPVHAIVGSLLGLPLAAPSETRQAAAERVAAEGVIKPEQRVFLHDLLGLPQTSEWRTLYDAMDHGARKRGKEALVARLTEEACRRAPTMIVVEDVHWADQQVLDYLAAFASGVGNGPGLVVMTSRVEGDPLDAAWRARCRDIPFATIDLGPLRKEEALSLAGNFIDATQRVALACVERADGNPLFLEQLLRNAEEGSGKAVPGSIQSLVLARMDRLSPRDRLAFQAAAVIGQRFDIALLRQLVDEPDYVCDGLLANALVLPEGDDYLFAHALIQEGAYSTLLRTRRRELHLRAAEWFAASDPTLYAQHLDRAEDARAPRAYLDAAVAQRAAHLAEAALRLTERGLEIAKADTDRHALSCLMGELQRDLGAIEASIATYRAALSAAADDTSRCRCQLGLAEGLRVNEGLEEALALLDAAQQVAEREDQVAELARLHHLRGNILFPLGRIEDCSAEHERGLTYARRLGLPEAEARALGGLGDAAYAQGRMRTAFEHFSRCVALSREHGFGRIEVANRSMQGFSRIYLNEARLAREDTAAATRAAELIGQPRAQMLCETLGVFVCHELGDSEATQIHLEQEMRLIRQLGARRFEAQNLEMRGRMLLDCGRRREAAHMLQGALDICREVGTQFCAPKVVGALCRAVEDDAERARLLAEGTGLLGRGAVGHNHLWFYRDAIEASLSMGDADGAARYAQVLEDYTRGEPLPWAALFAARGRALARALERPGDAAERRELERVRAAVLAAGFRGYLSAMDAALAA
- a CDS encoding alkaline phosphatase family protein, yielding MKRKRQFSMPLRHAALLCGAAALAIGSAVFPSLAESQSQTPADPSANTVSPIKHVIVIVGENRTFDHVFGAYQPRHGQTVSNLLSKGIINADGSAGPNFWLAAQNTAQATNPSRFDLSPGSKKPYTNLPAPNTGGAPMAASDTNPPPFATLAAATAAEGYALETPDIVHLTTGATGLPKDSFDTRFGSNTHNLPNGPYQISKVGPNYDQYMNSPVHRFYQNWQQADCNVSDATFDNPSGCKMDLFAWVETSVGAGSDGKPQPANFDDETTHEGATALGFYNVNTGDMPYFTDLARHYTISDNYHQPVMGGTGANSIMIGTADALYYTDGHGKAITPPNDEIENPHPVKGTNNWYTQDGYSGGTYSNCSETSQPGVGAIRHYLDSLPYKPNANCAAGTYYLLNNYNPGYNGDGTVNTSTSTIPPSPVKTIADTLLAKNISWKYYGEGWGTFITSPLTSVYCNICNPFLYETAIMTNPTTVSQHLQDTPNLYSDIKNGTLPAVSFVKPGGLLDGHPSSSKFGLYEGFVHQIVDLVQANPKLWASTAIFITTDEGGGYYDSGYIQPVDFFGDGPRIPLIVVSPYSRGGRVVHDYADHVSLVKFIERNWSLGPITSRSRDNLPNPQQLPSNPYVPTNSPALDDLFDAFRFVPPGHDKGDHDSDDHGNGPIGMPPF